From Saccharomycodes ludwigii strain NBRC 1722 chromosome IV, whole genome shotgun sequence, one genomic window encodes:
- the DBP5 gene encoding ATP-dependent RNA helicase DBP5 (similar to Saccharomyces cerevisiae YOR046C | DBP5 | Dead Box Protein) produces the protein MATIEKDTPTKSNIDKKDAADLLAGLNINKAKTEESSSTKPPEEQQDKQDTPVVDSSLVKSEYEVKVKLADLQADPNSPLYSVKSFEELGLKAELLKGLYAMKFSKPSKIQEKALPLLLSTPSKNMIAQSQSGTGKTAAFSLTMLSKVDESIKQPQCICLAPSRELARQTLEVIVEMGKFTKISTQLIVPDSYTKNKHITEQIIVGTPGTILDLIRRKMISLKNIKVFVLDEADNMLELSNLGDQCVRIKKLLPSSTQLILFSATFDDKVRAYAHKVVPNANSLELQKNEVNVSAIKQLYIKCGNAEEKFEKLSELYGLLTIGSSIIFVAQKKTANELYYKLKNEGHQVSILHGDLVSTDRDQLIDDFRNGRSKVLITTNVLSRGIDIPTVSMVVNYDLPTITTTTRNGGKQQKCDPSTYIHRIGRTGRFGRKGVAISFVVENTKDMEILGNIQKYFGNIEMTELPTDDWDEVEKIVKKVLKE, from the coding sequence ATGGCCACTATAGAAAAGGATACTCCAACTAAAAGTAAcattgataaaaaagatgCTGCGGATTTGTTAGCAGGACTAAATATTAACAAGGCCAAAACAGAAGAATCTAGCAGTACTAAACCTCCTGAAGAACAGCAGGATAAACAAGATACTCCAGTTGTAGATTCGAGCTTGGTTAAATCTGAGTACGAGGTTAAAGTCAAATTGGCCGATTTACAAGCAGACCCAAATTCTCCATTATACAGTGTTAAGAGTTTTGAAGAATTGGGGTTAAAGGCAGAATTACTAAAGGGGTTGTATGCTATGAAGTTTTCCAAGCCAAGTAAAATCCAAGAGAAAGCATtgccattgttattatctacaccaagtaaaaatatgatTGCTCAATCCCAAAGTGGTACTGGTAAAACAGCAGCTTTTTCATTGACCATGTTGAGTAAAGTTGATGAGTCTATTAAGCAACCACAATGTATATGTTTGGCACCATCCAGAGAGTTGGCTAGACAGACTTTGGAAGTGATTGTAGAAATGGGGAAATTTACCAAGATTAGTACGCAATTGATTGTTCCTGATTCTTACACTAAGAACAAGCATATTACTGAGCAAATAATAGTTGGTACCCCTGGGACTATTTTGGATTTGAttagaagaaaaatgatttctttgaaaaacataaaagtttttgttttggatGAGGCTGACAATATGTTGGAATTATCGAATTTAGGGGACCAATGTGTTAGGATTAAGAAATTGTTGCCTTCCAGTACTCAgttgattttgttttctgCAACATTTGATGACAAGGTTAGAGCATATGCGCATAAGGTAGTACCCAACGCTAACTCTTTagaattacaaaaaaatgaggTTAACGTTAGTGCAATTAAACAATTGTACATTAAGTGTGGGAACGCTGaggaaaaatttgaaaaattgagTGAGTTGTACGGCTTATTGACTATTGGTTCATCGATTATTTTTGTAGCACAGAAGAAGACAGCAAATGAGCTATATTACAAGTTGAAAAACGAGGGCCACCAAGTTTCGATATTGCACGGTGACTTAGTTAGTACTGATAGAGACCAGTTGATCGATGACTTTAGAAATGGACGGAGTAAAGTGTTAATAACCACCAATGTGTTATCAAGAGGGATTGACATTCCAACGGTTTCTATGGTGGTTAATTACGATTTACCAACAATAACCACAACGACTAGGAATGGTGGTAAACAACAAAAGTGTGATCCGTCTACCTATATTCATAGGATTGGTAGAACTGGTAGATTTGGCAGAAAGGGGGTTGCTATATCGTTTGTTGTTGAGAACACAAAGGACATGGAAATATTGGGAAATATTCAGAAATATTTTGGCAACATTGAGATGACCGAATTGCCCACCGATGATTGGGATGAAGTTGAAAAGATAGTTAAAAAAGTGTTAAAGGAGTGA
- the PMP3 gene encoding Pmp3p (similar to Saccharomyces cerevisiae YDR276C | PMP3 | Plasma Membrane Proteolipid), which yields MDSTKIFQLIIAFFIPPLAVYMARGWGQECKLNLILTILIFIPGMLHAFWIVMKD from the coding sequence ATGGATAGCactaaaatatttcaattgATCATTGCCTTTTTTATTCCTCCTTTAGCTGTTTACATGGCTCGTGGTTGGGGTCAAGAATGTAAACTAAACCTTATTTTGactattttgatttttattccaGGTATGTTACACGCTTTCTGGATCGTTATGAAAGATTAG
- the TOM6 gene encoding Tom6p (similar to Saccharomyces cerevisiae YOR045W | TOM6 | Translocase of the Outer Mitochondrial membrane), whose translation MSAAQFMIPGLDASASEKQNDSNKSRFQLFRESPAWTVLVNVALFGAGVAFIQSPLMDMMAPQL comes from the coding sequence ATGTCAGCTGCCCAATTTATGATCCCAGGTTTAGATGCTTCTGCTTCAGAGAAACAAAACGATTCTAACAAATCAAGATTTCAATTATTTAGAGAATCTCCAGCTTGGACGGTGTTAGTAAATGTTGCCCTTTTCGGTGCTGGTGTTGCTTTTATTCAAAGTCCATTAATGGATATGATGGCTCCACAGTTGTAG